The Pichia kudriavzevii chromosome 3, complete sequence nucleotide sequence CAAGACATCAATAACTGCAGACGGATCAGCAGCAAAATCTTCATAAGTTATATTCGAACCCTTAAGTAATGCCAACCATTCCGGTGGAATCCCCTTGACCTTAAAGGTACCATTTTGGGCGTCATAACTCACTTTTGCCTCGTGTGTAACTTTCAACGGTGTGGAGAAGCCCTCCTTCGGACATTTTGCCAAAATAGAATCAATCCACATATTCATTTCTTGATCAGATTTAGTGGTAACAAATGTAGATTTCGTTTTATGTTGAATCTCAAAacaattttctttcatttgATTCTTGACACAATTGTAAACATGCAGTAATGGAATCCTATACCAAAGCTCtgatttttcttcactCTTAAAGAAATCAATGCTGGTCTCACTCAAGACAAGATATTTCTTTGGCCATCTAAAGGAGATGATCCCATCATCTTTCACTTGGACCCAACCACTTTTCCTATGAACTGTGTGCATGATCTTCATCTTGTTGAAGTCAGACTCAAGGTTGGCTGTTTTAACATTTCCCTTTTTGTGAAATTTCCCGATTGTAGCAGTCGTCGAAGacattgttattttttgacCCAAATATTCAGATCCAAGTTCTGAGTTGACTATTACCTTTGATCCTTCTTAATGATGTATATTCGTGTCCCACTTAGTAGAAAATGcgtttttattttctaaGGTGATAATAAGACCTCTTTCAGGATGGAAATAATACAACAGATACTAGTACGACTTCGTCTTTGCAATAACCTGCAAGCAAAAGCACGTACGTCTGTACGTATGTTAGACGAACTGCTGATTCTCACTCACACCTATTTTCCCACCTGGCGCGTTTCAAAATTAGCAATTTTCCCCTTCCCAATATGCTTACCACACTATTCaaatgattttggtttttattttcttttcagaataaatgatgatttcatATCCACGCGTTGACGCGTTCTAGCTCAAGAAATCCCTTACTGCCAATATtgcttcaacaatgtcCCACTTTTTCTCGCATAAATGGCCTGGTAACTACTAGTATGACGAGTGAAAAGAGATATATTATGGATAGAAGCAATGATGTGACTATAGGTGATGTTCAGCTTCAATATTGTACCAGTGATTTGTGGTAGCAGAGGCAAATATTGTGGCAGCTCCTATATGTTGTATTTTAAGTTGATAGTATaactttttcctttcaatattttcatcagtACAGTTCATAAGtattactttttttttgttcatcGTTGGAAAGGTATAGGTGAAATTGGGCGTTGTATTGACGAGGTATTTCTTATCGAAATTCATCTTATTCACATAAACTGTAACCATCACTCAAGTCAAGAAGCGATGACGCAACGTCGACTAACAAAGAACCTTGGCTTTCGTTCAAGGATAAGGTTCTGCTACAGCCGAGTGTGGTTCCATTGTTAAGCTCCAACAATTCCAAGCCAAGCCTATCTGGCGGAGAATCTTCCCTGATGGTAAATACATGGCTATCAGCACCCAAAAGTTGTTGTATTTCACCTTCGGTCAGTAACCCCTTCTTTACATTCTGAGGAGCAAGTAGATAATAGGTAAATTTAGCATCATCTTCGATGGTGTTAATCTTAGAATAGCCGTCCTCTTCACGGTTCCTTCTTTTATTACAGTTTAGTGTTTCATCTCTGCAATGGTTACCGCTTGAGCCTGTGTCCAGACTAACTAAGTCGACACTATTTTTGGGAAAGTTCATCTTTTTTCCCATCTTCCCGTGCATGTATATCGGCGTTTCTAATGCAcctaaaaaaaatatccgtaaccttttgttttaatttctcaaatataGTCTGTTTTTTAAAGTTCACATGGACTTGTTCTTGTGTTGTGCCTTCTGTGAGATCTGACTCTCTATTTTGTTCTGTTATATGTGTATCTCTATGGGAATTGAATTTTGagactttgaaaaatgaagtACTCGGAGGCTCATTCAAACTTCTGGTTTTAACAATGGAGTCTTCAAACgaaatctttgatttatatttagccttttcttttatcaaagatgAGGTTGccaattttctcttgtattCCAAATCCATGCTGGCTTGGACACTGTCTATCGAAGGTAATCTTTGCAGTTCTAACTTGCCAGCCAACTCATTTTGAAGGAGGTTAATACCAAttcctttatttttatcaacCTCCTCAAATTGAAGCTGGGAAAATTTATACTTAAAATTAACATTGCTATTCATTAGCTTGACTGTTTGACAATTTAGTTTATCACAGAGACTCTCAAAATATACCTAGTAAACACAGAATATCTTGCTTTTAAACATTTGATAAAGGATACGtgaaaattaaaagatgCCCCTTTTATAATGCCACAACAGAATGTGCTGTTGCAAAACGACACGTCACTGTATGCTTTCAAAAATTACGTAAtaaatttctttattagGTAATAGCTTCTCCGTTTTCGAGATTGTGATTGGATTTTTAGCGCAGTTCATTTCATTCCCTTGGGATTTTGCCTGTCAAAATAGATTAACAAGAAGCGAATCCTTCAATATCAACGAAGCCTCAGCCCACGCCTTCCTTcagagagaaagaagatttATAATTAACAATAACTTCTAAGGAACTGGTCAGTGTTGCTATTTCTAAGATTTATCGGAGACACTCTGTAATCAAattatttgcatttgtGTTAATATACTGTTCACTTGATACAGGATAAAAGCACTCCCGCCTCCCCCGCATTTACTAGGAAGATCTCATACACCTAAGCATTCCGACCATTGTGTGATCCAATTGATTGTGCCAATTACTGTTCAAACATTGTGCTTTACCTTACATTATTTATTTGCATTTCTTGATACCCTTGGACTATACATTTGTTTGAAGTAGCTATAAGCACTCgaggaaaaacaacaaacaacaaataaaatatcaatttgGATAATGAATGGCCTCAACTTCGACGGCAAAAGGTCATCGGATTTTACTTATCAGTCCCTAGATCCACAAACACCTACCGAGATTGAAGAGTACTCAGATTTATATGATGATTATATGCTATCACCTCAAAGCGATCACCTGGAATCAATGAATTCCGGCGCAGCAGTTTATGACCAATCAGTAGGACCATCTGTGGATGATTTGAGAAGACCATCGAGCCTGAACAATGGAAGATTGGGGTCCGATGAATCACTTGATTCATCTTTTGCTGGTACACAACCTGATATTTCTCTTCAAACTCCTAAATTGGATTATTCTAACAACTTTGGGTCAACATCGCCTGAAACGTTGAATGGTCAAACAAGAACACCAATTTTCAAACGCCCGGTTGATAATATTTTACAAGATTACGTTGGCAAATCTCCAAAAACTCCCGCCCATAAGGGAAACAACTTCAATACAACACCTACAATCAAGTATGAAAGtacagatgaagaagacgaaAACGATAATGTATCAGGGAAAAAGTACTATAATACTAGTAGTACCCCAAATTACGATAATACTATTGACctcaatgatgatgatgactaTGACGATGATGAGGTGGAGAAGTTGCGGCTCCtatctaaaaaaaaaagtcaacATCTTTATTCTACGCAAACCTCTTCCAACGGCAGTTATGGTGATAAATCTAACGATGCAATTATAAtcaaaaaagttgaaggGCAACCCGATCAAGTCATTAAGAAAGGTATAAAAGATTTTAAGATTGGCAGAGAGCTAGGCGAAGGTTCATACTCAACCGTCATGCTCGCAACGGATCTAACAACTCACCGAAACTATGCTCTCAAGATATTAAATAAAAGACATATAatcaaggagaagaaaGTTAGGTACGTTAACATTGAGAAAGATGCTTTGAACAGACTGGGTGATCACAATGGTATTGTTAGATTGCACTATACCTTCCAAGATTCCCAAAGCctatattttgttttagATTTTGCTGAAAATGGTGAACTGTTGacaatgataaaaaaacatgGCACCATGAATGAACACTGCGCTAAGCACTATACTGTACAATTGGTTGATACCATCGACTATATGCATAATAATGGGATTATTCACCGTGACTTGAAACCTGAAAATATTCTAATTGATAAAGATTTAAGGCTCCAAATTACTGATTTCGGTACTGCAAAGATATTAGATAAGGATGATTCTGGAAATTATCCTCCAGATGCTAGGGCCCAATCATTTGTGGGTACAGCAGAATACGTCTCACCAGAATTATTAAGTGACAAATATTGCGGTAAAGCCGCAGATGTTTGGGCGTTCGGGTGTATTGTATATCAAATGATTGCAGGAAAGCCTCCATTCAAAGCAAACAATGAATATCAAACTTTTCAGAAGATTCAAAAACTCCAATACGCATTTACAGCTGGGTTTCCTATCATTATAAGAGATTTAGTCAAAAGGGTCTTGATTTTAAAACCTAGAGAGAGGCTAACCATTCCTGATATTAAACGCCACATGTGGTTTCAGGATATAGATTGGAATAATGAAGACCAAATTTGGAATACAATACCTCCTGAGCTGGGTCCTTACAAATTGTCGGCAAAGGCTATGAAACCGATGCCTGAATTGAATAACCAATATCCAAACGGTTCTTCCACTTCTATTCATCAGCcaaaaaaatccaagagTGGTAATGTTCTTTTGTCGAATTCAAGAAAAGTTTCCAGTTCTAGTGCAAGACAGTGCTCGGCATCAGCAAATTTGGCACCAACATCTGCTCCCACTTCAAATAATGGACTCGGCATCTCTACATCATCTCCAAATGTTATTTCTTCCTCACCGAATAGAAATGGTAGTGTAGGGTCTACTAAAAAGGCCAAACCCAAGAAAAAATCCGCTAGTTCAGCTGCAGTTGCTGCTTTATATGGCAATCAAAGACAATCCTCACACGGGTCTGCGACACCTGCTTCTGAACACATCCCCGCTACACCACCGGTCAGGACATTGGCATCTACACACACGCCATCATCAACTCCACCAGCACTTTCTAAGGCAGGTGGTCATCAAACAGTTTATAAAGTCTCTGAGTCCCAGCATCAAACTGCAGACCTGATTGTTAGGTCTAGACAAACGATTCAACCCAAGGAACGCGTTTATAGCAGTGGTTCATCAGTTGATGTTATTCCAGGAACTAATATACCACGTCCAGTTTTAAATACTAAAATCACTTCTAGAACAACTACAGCATCAAGATCAAGAAACAATTCGTCCTTCAAAACGGCTAAACCAGCAGAAATACCCCCCATGTCCAAGCTTGATTTGAAATGGGTTCAATTTTTGAAGCATCCGGATGAGAGAATTGTTAAGGTTGGTATTGTGGAGTCACAAAAAGAATCTACAATACagtttgaaaagaaatacaagGGCCTTATTATTGAATCCCCATTAGGCTATGTGAATAAAGACAATATTAACATGAGTAatcttttttcaagtagTGATGCAGAGTCAATTATGGTTTTCGACAAGCAAGATCTCAACAATGAAGAGGTTGTGGAGGATCAAGCTGAAGAGCCGGAGGCGACGTCATctgttgataaattcagGAAATTTTTCACAGTTAAGCAACCTGCCCTCTCTCATCAAGAACCGTTATTCCACACTAGAACGCTGTTGATCACGACCTTTGGAAGAGCGTTACTATTTGCTGAAAATCTTGgtgttgataaaaaattgaagtATGAAATCACACTTGAAGCGGACTTGACGAATGAGCTAGTTCATTTTGTCGAAGTAGTTGATCGGAAACTTAATTCTGATGAAGGCCTGTTTGCAATAATGTCCGATTCAATGACGATTTGTTTTAAGGttgaaaaacaagaagTTACACAATGGACTCAATCGTTAGCTAACTCAAGGcttttagaaaaagaacGTAAGCTACGTTCCTATCTATTGAGTCACTCTGAACTTTCTCGGTCTAATGAAGATTCAGCACATGCTGCAGCAACTCTGGCAGCCAACATGAGTCCCGAAATCGGTGCAAGTAGCAACAAGTCGTATAATCCTAAAAGTAAAAACAAAACGGCATTCCCATCAACCTTACGCCCACCTGATTCGGAAACCCATGGCTCAACGCATCCACCATCTACAAAAGTACATAGAAAAAAAGCACCACCACCTCCGCCACTACAAGCAGCATCTAAGACATCGAATGAACTACCACCGTCTCGTtcgaaaaagaaatccaTTGGCAAAGGCCCGATGATTAGTGCTGCAATTAGCAAAGCTGTTTCTATGGCTTCTGTTAATGCAGCTGTGGGCGTGAAAGATAAAgatgaaaacaagaagGTGAATACTTCTAACTCCAAATTTCTGGCACGTAGTAGGATTAGATGATTCCATAGTTACTGTCTCCTCTTATTTGTTGTATATCTTATGTATACTTTCCCTATAATAAATGCATTTCTCAATAGGATTATTATCTTATCGTACTGCTCAAACTTTCATAAATAAGGCTGAGCCATCACCACCCGCGCACCTCAAACAACAAGCGCCAGCAAAAACTCAAATCTAGTCACGTGCCAATGTAAAGggttttatttttatattgaGAGGGTTAGATGTGAAAAATCGCTCCCCGTGCGAGAGTGGCATTGGGAAGAATACTTGCCAGAGATGGGTGCGTGTTGGAAGGTGGATGGGTGTATCgaaaattttcagtttgTAAGACATtaataattgaaaatagGGTGTCTTTTGAAGGGCTTCATATTCACATACAGATAATCTATTAAACAAAATGGCTAAGTTCATCAAGTCAGGTAAAGTTGGTATGTACAAAATCCACACATTTGCTGAGTTTTTAGGCGAAAtagttttggaaatcatCTAGTGAATGTGAAGTTAGCAATATGTCTTAACACTGCCAAGTGTGTCGATACAAACCATTACACATCTAAATTGTTTAATCCATAGCTGAAGAAGCAATACTTTTATGGTGTGTTATTGATGTGTTATAGTGAAATTGTGAACTTTACTATACTCCAGGTTACTATAATCATAAGCTCAAGATGACTtatgatttgaaaaaaaaaaaataataccTTAGTTTTACAGTGATTATCAACTACTTCCGCCTAATTATGACGAATTAAATTGAACACCACCTAGTTACTTCAAGCTAGTTTATAAAACTTGTCGCTCCAAGCACCAATACTAACATTGTTTTATAATTTCTAATCTATTACAGCTGTCGTTGTCAGAGGTAGAAACGCAGGTAAGAAGGTTGTCATTGTCAAGCAATTTGACGAAGGTACCAAGGCAAACCCATTCCCACACGCTATTGTCGCAGGTGTCGAAAGAGCTCCATTAAAGGTTACCAAGGGTATGGGTGCAAAGAAGCTTGCAAAGAAGACCAAGGTCAAGCCATTTGTTAAGTTAGTCAACTACAACCACTTAATGCCAACCAGATACtcttttgatgttgaacCAATCAAGACTGCTGTCTCTGTTGAAGCTTTATCTGAACCATctcaaagagaagaagcaaagaaGGTTGTCAAGAAGGTTTTCGAAGAAAGACACCAAGCAGGTAAGAACAAGTGGTTCTTCACTAAGCTTGCTTTCTAAGTAACTTTTATATACAAAAATTAAGgataaatataaaatacTTTAATGTGcaataataaaaaactTTCTGATCCCTATATTCCAGTCTACCACCAAGGACTaactttttattttgttaaCCGGTTTCTGATGAAcaataatgaaattgttttgttttgttctATAAAATTTACACCTATAATTACTATATCATACATACAAGCTTCATCTAATTACCCATTTTACTTCGGTAATTGAGGTCTCCTCGCCAGCTTGGTCATCGTAGTCGTACCATTCACCCTCGTCTAACAGTACATCCTGAAATTCTGTTGTGGATTCATTACCTTTGCAAACAAAAGGCCCGTTTGCAACAAATTCCACAATCTCGTAACCCCTAGAGTCAATTTCCAGCATTTTAACTTCCTGACCACTATTTTCTGAGTTATAACCCTCGTAACCCTTCGGTAGAGCTATATTTATATTGGATTTTGCCTTACAGAATGAGCACGCTCCTACGTAACTTGCCTCTCCACGTGAACCATCTATTTCATGCTTCTCATACAAATTCACAGTAACCGTTTTGTCATGTGTTTCACGGCACTTTGTGCATTGGATTTTGAATTCGTACTCAAACGGTTCTTTCAAGGAGTCCTTTGGTTTTAGAGAAGTAACATTATTGAGCTCTGCAGTGAGATATAAATATTGCACCATTGTATTGCTTGTATGATAGCTATATTGTTACCGTAGATGAGTTCCTCCAACAGTCTAATTACTTGAGTTTTCTCGCCGCGTCTTCTCATTGGCTGAAAATCGCCTGATGCGTGGATTCTCGAAAAGATGCCTCTCTTTTAAGATGAATATCAGTAACATGTTTTTTCTACTTTGCTTGATACGGTACAAGTAAGGGTGGATCTTATTATACCATGTCGTTTGCCAACAGGATGTTCCGTATGTCACGGGATTTTTCTGCAAACAGTGGAATGAAATTTGCGTCCAATTCATATGGGAAGttatctttcaatttcaatacGTTCAAGCAACAGTTTAGAACATTTCATCGTCAAGCAAAAAGACCACACTTGAAGAACACTTCTAGATGGAACGTATACGACGAGCTTAAGCTATATTCTTATACTTCTCATTTGGCTTTCTTTATGCTTCTACCTCCAATTCTCCAGATGTATACAACCAAAGTTGAGGTTACCCGTGACGATACAATGACTGAATCTTCATTTAATTCTGTGAGCTCCAGTAATGGAATGATGATTAAAAACATAAACTTTTTGGACTTTTTAAGTTCTAGAGGCTCTGATATGATGGAACTCTATGAGAAAAACCTACCGAAACCTGCCGAGACTGTTTTTGCGGAAGATTTTGTTCCTCAGCATTTCACGTCTAACGTTGATTTGGAAAGCGACAACAGAACCCGGAGAGCAGAACCACCTCAATCCCAAACAAAGGATGAGTTCGATTTTTATCTTCAGCAATTAGATGCTGCGTTTAATAGTGTCAAGGCGAACTCCTTGTCGAGCGTACAATATTTCGACAAAATCCAAACTATAACAGACAGACTTATAGGACTTACTAAAAATGACAACTACAAGAAAGATCGTGCGAACAACACCtttatgaaaatatttgaCCAACTGCATCAACTACGACTTCACCAATACGAGATGAAGTTATTTAGGCGATTATTAACTTCTGATCAACATACTGAGGTTAAGTTGGTAAATATTCGTCAGAAAATCATTTCGAATTACGAATATGCCAAGTATAAACAAAATCACAACAATAAGGTTAAATCTAAAGCTAAAAACATCCCAACCCATAAATTAATGTTATCCTCATCTTGGTTGAAAGAGTATGttaataattttgaaagatttgcACAGCTGCTTCAACTACTAGCCACTACAAAgcaaaattccaaaacatTTTCCCAATTGTACTATGTAGGCCTTAAGAGTAATGATGTGTTTTATAAAATGCAAAACACTGAAATACGTTACAGCTTGCTGAGTGTTTTACGTGGACTCGGTCAAACAAAAGAGGCATATGTACTAGATAAGAAGATAAGGAAAATGATGGATACCTTTACAGTGGGCAAAAACATTCGTTCATGAGTTTTATTATTAACTGCGTCAATCTTTGCTATAtatgaaaatggaaagcTCTTATACTAGAAACAGCAAGCGGAGGCCTTACTCTGCAACCACATTTATTCAATTCATTCTATAAGTTAACCCCTTAATCTCATTCGCCCCCTATTATTTATACTTTTATATAATCTATACTACAAGACAACTTTCAGGTAATTATTAAGTGTGCCTCTTAGTTAACAAGGAAGTGTTGGCAGACCTATAGAAGTATTATTCTCGACTTGAAGCCACCATGAggaaaataaatttttcacaatGTACAAGatctgaaattttgaaaaaaaaaaaaagaaagattgATAAATGAATTGTTTTTTACTTTGTCATAATTTTTACCTGGGTTATACTACACAATTAAGATATGAAGTTCTTGACAACAAATTTTGTGAGATGTGCAGTTAAGAGTTGTGACGGTACCGAAGGCTCTTTTCCTCTAAGATATAGGGAATGTCAACTTCAGTTAGAAGAACAAGATTTTGATCCAGAATTCGTAATATCGATGCTTGAAAGATTGAACTGGTCAGCATTAGTGAAGGTTGCTAATGATTTAGGAAATACATCATTACCTCCACAAAAGCCAGAAcacattgaagaaaacgagatattgttgaaagacTTACATTCTTTACTACTTGAAACGAATATTACTGAGGGTCAAATGGTCTGCAATAACTGTAAACACATATACTACATTAAGAATGGCATCGCATCTTTTCTACTTCCTCCACATTTGGCCAAGTAGTTCCCCATGGAATATATAGATGTCTGTATAGCTAATCTGTCCAATAACTTTCTGCTTGTACTAGGCTCTGTTCTGtgaagtttcttttttcttggtttttCCTGCgattcatgttttttttttcttcaagagtGAGGAGACAGCAACACTTGTAAGCCTCGGAAGGAAATGATTCCCTTCAGGAACAGGGGTATTAGGAGTCAATTTCTGTTTGGTAACGGATAATACGCAGCCAATTAAATATCCAGACCACATATCACCCAACGTTACTCCATCATAGCTGCCTCACTAATTATAATAATACATACATACTTGATAGAAAGATAGCTAAACGTACAGGTGTCAACAATAATCAAGATCTCAGGTGCAATTCGgtgaaaaatattcaagGAAAGCTACTTACAATTATACCAGCATCAAATGCCAACTCCACAGAGGTATCAGAATTCTCCATTATCAACCCAGCAAACTGGGTTTTACGATGCATCTTCGCACTTAACTGACGTGTCGTCTTTCCCCACACCAACATCCCCAGGGTCGCCATACAATAGAGGAACTCAGAAAGGTCGAAACAATGATAGTCCGTTGTTTTTGGAGAACTTGAGTGATACGAAAGAGATATCTTTTGATCAACCACAGTCAAGCTTTAAACATAAATCACGATCAAGATCAAACTCCAGAAAACTATCATTTGGAAGACTATTCCTTTTTGGTTCtgataacaataacaataacaatagtAACAGTAATAACACCACTggtaataataacaataacattagcaacaacaataacaacaacaataacaatggtaacaacaataatattAATAGTATTTTTAACGACTTACCGAATACTCAGTCGGAATCAATAAATACAGATCTGTCAGCAACATCATTAAGAACTCCgaaaattgaagaagatgacCCTTTTATAGTTCAAACTCCGCCAGCTACGAATGACTTTCCAAATTGTGATACTCCATCAACAACCGTTAACAACTCGGCACATGATGATTATTTCACCCATGGTTTGCACAGTAACACAAAGGAAAGGGAACCCCAAACCCAAAATCATGATGATAACCATGATGATGTAATTAGACCTAGACGTTTAACTAAAATTAGAAACTTGTTTAAATTCTCAGGTCATGAAGATTCAGCCGTTTCAGATGATCCCCCAGCTACTGGTGAAAATGGTAGTAACTCTAATCATCAAGATTCCTTAAACCATAATTCTAAAGATAAAGATTTGGATTATGAACACGAAGAGCAATCCATATCCTTGATGCAAAAATTtagaagaaagagaacaCCCTCAAGTCCGGTTCTTAAGTCGGAGAAAAATGAGCCTAAAACTATGGATAATGTTGTGGAAATAGATCTAGCAGAGCAGAATTTGGACCTGGATAAGGACAATGATGATCCaactgaaaagaaagacgTGGAATTAAACGACGAGTCACGGGATGAACTAAAACCTTTGAAAGCTGAACCTAAAGGTTTCATTCAGAAGAGGTTACGCAGGGTGACCTCTGCACCTTTAAGCTTGAGAAATTTGACAGAAAACCATGGAAATAACGGCGTACCTGTAGAGaaagttgatgaattaaTCAACCACATAGGTGAGATTAAAATATCCAAGTCCAGCAAACAGACTAGTAGAAACTACTCAAGTAATTCAACTAGATTATCTGACATCCAGGTTGGCCCCCAATCATTCGAGAAGTTAAAATTATTAGGAAAGGGTGATGTGGGTAAAGTTTACCTTGTCAGGGAGAAGGCTACTACAAAGTTATATGCAATGAAAATTCTCAATAAGAAGGAAATGATTGAACGTAAAAAGGTAAAGCGTGTATTAGCAGAGCAAGAAATTTTAGCTACGGCAAATCATCCGTTTATTGTTTCTCTCTATCATTCTTTCCAATCTGAAGATCATCTTTATTTATGCATGGAATATTGTATGGGTGGTGAGTTTTTCAGAGCTTTACAAACACGTCGTATGAAATGTATACCCGAGCAAGATGCTAAGTTTTATGCAGCTGAGGTTACTGCTGCTTTAGAATA carries:
- a CDS encoding uncharacterized protein (PKUD0C07410; similar to Saccharomyces cerevisiae YCR091W (KIN82) and YNR047W (FPK1); ancestral locus Anc_6.371), which gives rise to MPTPQRYQNSPLSTQQTGFYDASSHLTDVSSFPTPTSPGSPYNRGTQKGRNNDSPLFLENLSDTKEISFDQPQSSFKHKSRSRSNSRKLSFGRLFLFGSDNNNNNNSNSNNTTGNNNNNISNNNNNNNNNGNNNNINSIFNDLPNTQSESINTDLSATSLRTPKIEEDDPFIVQTPPATNDFPNCDTPSTTVNNSAHDDYFTHGLHSNTKEREPQTQNHDDNHDDVIRPRRLTKIRNLFKFSGHEDSAVSDDPPATGENGSNSNHQDSLNHNSKDKDLDYEHEEQSISLMQKFRRKRTPSSPVLKSEKNEPKTMDNVVEIDLAEQNLDLDKDNDDPTEKKDVELNDESRDELKPLKAEPKGFIQKRLRRVTSAPLSLRNLTENHGNNGVPVEKVDELINHIGEIKISKSSKQTSRNYSSNSTRLSDIQVGPQSFEKLKLLGKGDVGKVYLVREKATTKLYAMKILNKKEMIERKKVKRVLAEQEILATANHPFIVSLYHSFQSEDHLYLCMEYCMGGEFFRALQTRRMKCIPEQDAKFYAAEVTAALEYLHLMGFIYRDLKPENILLHQSGHIMLSDFDLSKQSNNAANPELISSTKSSTSLPQLDTNACINGFRTNSFVGTEEYIAPEVIWGKGHTSAVDWWTLGIFLYEMLFGITPFKGPSRNQTFSNILKIECQFPDYNQTSSNCKNLIKKLLIKDETKRLGSHSGASEIKSHPFFKNTQWALLRNQKPPMVPIINRKKKNVTNANKSGKSSKVSNTSSTGTLRSKRKTSTSTAVTGESDPFKDFNSISIIHDDDSEIMRFEGSDIGEITYTLQSTGSETFSKKFLKM